In the Mycolicibacter sp. MU0102 genome, one interval contains:
- a CDS encoding DivIVA domain-containing protein, translated as MTLVLLYLVVLVLTALLLFGVASTLFGRGEQLPPLPRATTATMLPASGVTGADVEAVKFSQVLRGYNTGEVDWVLERLGAELDQLRGELAAAQAAAETAAESR; from the coding sequence GTGACACTGGTCTTGCTGTATCTCGTTGTGCTCGTGCTCACCGCGTTGCTGCTGTTCGGGGTGGCCAGCACGCTGTTCGGTCGGGGTGAGCAGCTGCCGCCGCTGCCGCGGGCGACGACGGCGACCATGCTGCCGGCCTCCGGGGTCACCGGTGCCGATGTCGAGGCGGTCAAGTTCTCCCAGGTGCTGCGCGGCTACAACACCGGTGAGGTCGACTGGGTGCTGGAGCGCCTCGGTGCCGAGCTCGACCAGCTTCGCGGCGAGCTCGCCGCGGCGCAGGCGGCCGCCGAGACGGCGGCGGAGTCGCGTTGA
- a CDS encoding glucosyl-3-phosphoglycerate synthase, producing MTDLVSAPGDTRLSGRTWTRPHWTVAELLAAKAKTGRSVSVVLPALNEQATIESVIDSITPLVDNLVDELIVLDSGSTDDTEIRSIAAGARVVSREQAVPEVAPQPGKGEALWRSLAATSGDIVVFVDSDLIDPDPMFVPNLVGPLLTGDGVHLVKGFYRRPLKVNGTEEPTGGGRVTELVARPLLTALRPDLGAVIQPLGGEYAGSRELLASVPFAPGYGVEIGLLIDTYDRLGLEAIAQVNLGVRAHRNRPLAELAVMSRQVVATLLSRCGVPDSGVGLTQFVADGPDGMDYLPRTTPLSLVDRPPMNTLRQR from the coding sequence ATGACCGACCTGGTCTCGGCGCCGGGCGACACTCGGCTATCCGGGCGCACCTGGACTCGGCCGCATTGGACGGTGGCCGAGCTGCTGGCGGCCAAGGCCAAGACCGGTCGCAGCGTCTCGGTGGTGCTGCCCGCGTTGAACGAGCAGGCGACCATCGAATCGGTCATCGACAGCATCACACCGCTGGTCGACAACCTGGTCGACGAACTGATCGTGCTGGACTCCGGCTCCACCGACGACACCGAGATCCGGTCGATCGCGGCCGGCGCGCGCGTCGTCAGCCGCGAACAGGCCGTCCCGGAGGTCGCACCGCAGCCCGGTAAGGGCGAAGCGCTGTGGCGGTCGCTGGCGGCCACCAGCGGCGACATCGTGGTGTTCGTGGATTCTGACCTGATCGACCCCGACCCGATGTTCGTGCCCAACCTGGTCGGGCCCCTGCTCACCGGGGACGGCGTTCACCTCGTCAAAGGGTTCTATCGGCGGCCGCTGAAGGTCAACGGCACCGAGGAACCCACCGGTGGTGGCCGGGTCACCGAGCTGGTGGCCCGACCGCTGTTGACCGCGCTGCGCCCCGACCTGGGTGCGGTGATCCAGCCGTTGGGCGGTGAGTATGCGGGCAGTCGTGAACTGTTGGCGTCGGTTCCGTTCGCGCCCGGCTACGGCGTGGAGATCGGGCTGTTGATCGACACCTACGACCGGTTGGGGCTGGAGGCGATCGCCCAGGTCAACTTGGGCGTGCGGGCGCACCGCAATCGCCCGTTGGCCGAGTTGGCCGTGATGAGCCGCCAAGTCGTCGCCACGTTGCTGTCGCGCTGCGGCGTCCCGGATTCCGGGGTGGGCCTGACCCAGTTCGTCGCCGACGGCCCGGACGGAATGGATTATCTGCCGCGCACCACGCCGTTGTCGCTGGTCGACCGGCCACCGATGAACACCCTGCGCCAGCGCTGA